The Borrelia turicatae 91E135 region TATGACTTTATTTTTACTTATGTCTTGTAATAATTCAGGAACTATTCCTAAAGATGGGCATGCGGCTAAATCTGATGGTACTCTTATTGACCTAGCTACAATAACTAAGAACATAAAAGACACTGTTGCTTTTGCTAAGAGTGTTAAAGACGTTCATACTTTAGTTATGTCCATTGATGAACTCGCTAAAGTTATTGGAAAAAAGATTGATGCTAATGGACTTGCTACCGAAAGTGCTCATAATGGATCCTTAATTGCAGGAGCATATAGTGTTATAGAAGTTGTGGATACTAAATTAGGGACATTGGCAGGAAAAGTTGGGCTTTCTAGTGATTTGAAGGCAAAAGTTGGTAGTGCTAAGAAGGAAAGTACAGCATTTTTAGCTAAAGTGAAGGCAGATCATGCCAATCTTGGAAAAGAAGATGTTGATGATGCGCATGCAAAAAATGTTATAGATGTAACAGATGGTACAAAAGATAAAGGGGCCTCAGAGCTTATTAAACTCAATACAGTCATTGATGAGTTGTTAAAGGCTGCTGAAGAT contains the following coding sequences:
- a CDS encoding Vsp/OspC family lipoprotein — translated: MSCNNSGTIPKDGHAAKSDGTLIDLATITKNIKDTVAFAKSVKDVHTLVMSIDELAKVIGKKIDANGLATESAHNGSLIAGAYSVIEVVDTKLGTLAGKVGLSSDLKAKVGSAKKESTAFLAKVKADHANLGKEDVDDAHAKNVIDVTDGTKDKGASELIKLNTVIDELLKAAEDAVTAAINALSIPAKSDSPTQSN